The genomic window GGCCGTGGTTCTTGTCGAACTCCTTCTTAATGTACTCCACGATGTCCTTCTCCATGGTGTGCTTCTCGAACGCCTAGTGaacaaagaaaagcaaaaaaccATTTCAAATCGCAACCCCCCAAACCGTGAGCAATCCGAATCAGGAAGAATAGaattgagaggagggaggtgggggGAATCGAGTCGTTACGACGCGGTCGATGTCGAAGGCCTCCTGGCGCATCTCCTCCTTCATGTTGGCGCTCTTGATCTGGATCTTGTGCCctgcaagcggcggcggcggcgctaggagGCGGGGAGCCCGCGGAGGCCGGCTTGCGGTCGCCGTCGGAGGAGGCCCTCTCCACCCGCCCACCGTCACCGCGCCCGCGCTAGCCGTCGCCACCCGCACCCGCACCACCAGCAGCgccaagagggaggagggagccaTCTCCGCCGTGCCCATGCAAAGAGCACCTCGTAGACCGCCTCTGGAggtcggcggtggagagggggaggggaggccgtCGCCACCGGTGGTGAAcgacgcgatggcggcggatGAGCCATGGCCATGTGGAGGCACATCATGTCGCTCATGActgtgagcacggctaatcgattagtttttagaactctgcagagtttatacagctttacccacaagatGTGAATCGCTCTAGTTTGTCTGGTACCCGTCGGTACTACCACACTCTACACATTGAGTGGGTCTAGAGGTCACAACGAAGCCTTTACACTACTTAGAATCTAGCCTtgcaccagcacgatacgtgttcctccatcctaggcatACTTGAAAATATgtctagaaccgttaagtggtgagcccacgccttaaacttaacgccgtggtggcggacacgacGGGAACCCACCATGTGGGACAATACCGTTATATTGGACACggttagtcacctaaactaccacgtaggggtaaataggaagctcctctgaatCATCGACTAATCCCTCGGAATTATCGactaactcatacacaccggcctaccagaatgcaaGGCTAGTCCTAAATAGATACTCAGCTAAGACCCCCCATAAGagcacatgtggatgtacaGTAAATATAATGGGTGATATGATGTTCGGTTCTTAATCGACTCAGgcgaacactccccctatcggtatgcaactaCTACCATATGCATACCATTTGCCGCCCAAGTCTAAAATCACattttatctcattttatttcacaaataatCAGAGAATCACCTCTGAACATAATGTTCAAAAAGTGTGTTGCAAAATGTATAGTAAGTGAACCATagccatgttttttttgtttatcaCTAAGCAAGGCTAAGCATTTGCACTTTATAAAAGCATAGTATAGTCATATGAGCACAATCAAAGTACTCTAATAATCCTAAGGTTCAAAACAGCAAGGAAGTGATTTTCAAAAGGGGAGTTATGCATCTTTTTAGGGGACAACTACAATTTATAGTTTGGAAGTACCGATAGTTAGAAAATACGCATGCAAATTTACAATCAAAACATTTAGCCTGAAAAcatgggattcaatgtgttcaaaggaAGGGCAACACTTGCCTTGGTTGATATATGACCTCACTGCAATTAGATATAATCCATCTCCATTACCGGTATCGATTTCGCCATCTAAAAGAAATAACGGTAACGATAAATGCCAAAACATGTAAAAATCCAAAATGATCTAAAATGCATGAGTTTACTAGTGTGGTTAGGTACTGGTCCaagatgaatttaggtgaaataatttatattttattactTTGCATTTGAGAGTTATTAATTTTCAAAGTTTAATACTAGCTCTAGATTAATTAACCTCTAATAGTCCTTTGGTGCATTTTAGGTCTAAGTTTTGTGAAATGTTGGTTTGCTGCAGTGAAGGGGATGCTCACAGCAGTTCAACAAagttggtttcacaatttttaaaGTTAGCATgattttattatgaattttacaagctAGATCATATGCTATAGTCTTTATTagttatttcgaattttagataTGTTTTGGGTACTGTATGtgccatattttatttcataaaaACTAAGTGCATGATTTTTGCCAATCTAACAGAACTGGAATCACCTCATTGGAGTTGTAATAAATCACCTATGGGTTTTATACTTTCTAGTTTACACTACACTAGTTATTTTACCAATTAAATAGTTGGTGATGATTTTAATACAGAAAGTATAAGTTTTAGTTCATGTAAATCaagtgtatgatttttttagcaCACTGGAATTTGGTTCACTCCAAATTAAGTTAagataaattttatatgaattttctaAGTTGGAGATTGCTCTAAGTTCATTATTTCTTATGTGAATTATTAGAGCTATTTCTTCTACTGCAAGTGCCAAGTTTTATGTTTCCATATTAAGGTTCATACTTGGTGATTCTACAGAAATTTAGTTCATCCAGATTGGAGCtaaaatgaattttatatgcaatttacaAGTTAACCTAATTTTCTGTTGATTAGATATTCACCAAGGCATTTTTCTTATATTGTCCAGATTTTAAACACATAGGGCCCACTGGTCAGTGAGAGATATTTTGCAGAAAGGTCCCTAGCGGTTCTAGGAATAGGTCCCGAGGTCCCTAGCACATTTTAATTGAATCTTCATTAAGACTGCTCAAAGTTTTATGAATTTATAATTAGGTtcaggtcccacatgtcatgctCTAGTTATTTACAAATAGAACCCCATATGCTTTGATCTATTTCTAAACACAGTCCTTAATGCTTAATGAAGTGGGGACCACCAGTCATAGGCTCGGCAGAGGAGGAAACAGCAGCTGCAGCATAGCTTTGTTGGATAGTATAGAAAGAGGAATACTGCGAATATTAGACACACTTGTATTGAGTCTCAGGGGGCCGGTATATATATGAGTACatggggaggagataaggaaggattacagatatggaaggagtccacacaaatcaatcctatccCAATAtaactctaactaccatatattCTATCATCCCCCCGCAGTCCAAGCGTGAGCAGCGTGGACACTTGGACGGGAGAAAAAAACCGACAAGAGTGCTCAATACAAATGATATCCCTTTGTGCCGTAGTCGACGTAGCCAAAGCGAAGGAGCCAAGAGAGCCGTGATCGATGAAGCCGTGCGTAGAGTAGCCGTGGTCGATGAAGCCGTGCGTAGAGTAGCCGTGGTCGATGTAGCCGAAGTTGGGAAGCTGATGTCGAGATAGCTGAGCCGCAGGGAGCGCATGAGGCGCCATAGAGTGGTCGTGGACGCACAGGAGGGCGTCGTGAACCAATGGTGCGTGAAGACGCGCTAGAGACGAAGACGGTGACACAATCGCGGCGATCGTGGAGGAAGATGACGCCGAAGAGCTGATGTAGTCGAACCATGAAGGACGAGACGTCTCGCCGGGTTTGCCAGACTCGGGGACAACTCAGGACGAACGCGCGCAACGGTGTTGCCAATACCGCGCGGGCGAGGTAGGGGACCACCATGAATCATACACCAATGTCGGAGAAGACTAGCAGAGAAGGCCTCCGGGACGGTCACGGCGCGAGAACGGCGTAGAGGAAGAATTGCCGGAGCAGCACGTAGTTGTCGGAGAAGAGCGAAGCGTAGTCGAGGAAGATACGGCGACGCTGGCGATGAATCATGTTAGACGAAGTAGAAGTAGCGGGACCAACGGCCTGGACGGCGACGTCAGTAGCCATGTATATGTAGCTGGACCACTGGCCTAGAGCAGCGACAGTGGCAACTTGGAGATGCGGCGGCGATGCTCGAAGTAGATGAAGAAGACCCTGAGCGGCTGACGATGACCAGTGTGGACGACGAGGTTGTCAATACGCGAACAGCGATGAAGACGACGAAAGCGGCGAGGCTGTGGTCCGAGAGGACAACACAGGTGCAACTCCATGTCGATGCAGCGGCGGGAACTCCACCGATGTAAGGCCACGCTGAGAATGGCGCCTCTCAGTATTACAACAGCCAGTGGATAGGGACCATGGGCAACGGCACTGCGGCCCGAGGGGGCGACGCAACGGCGACCCAGAGCTTGATGGCGTAGACACGTGCTCGATGAAGATTGGTTGCAGAAGTCGTTGTAGCCGGGCGCTTGAACGGGTGATCAAGCGAAGATGCGCGAGGCGGAACGATGAAGTCGAAGCAGAGTCGATATCGATGTTGGAGACGCGCATATGTCGACGAGGCGGTGGGCGACGCAAACCCGTTCAACGGGGAAAAAAATACAAGCAGACGCCGATGGACAACAGCAACAGTAACACATTGGCAGTCCAACACGTGTCACCTCATGGTCCATGGACCAAGTCCACATACCAACTCCACCTCGCACCCCTTTTTCCTTCCCTGACAGAAAGAAGCAGCACAGTCCACAGAGAGAGACGGGAGTTGgaggctggcgacggcgagggagccCGGCCGATGGCTTGGCGCAGCAGGTGGCAAGCTGGTGCCGACGACCGGCGTAGGTTAACGGGCGGCGACTGGCGTAGGTCAACATGCAGCAACCGGCCAGTGGAGGGTGCGGGGCGCCGAGGCCGACAGGAGGCAGGGCCCCGTCGGCCAGATCAGTGGGCGCCCATCATCGTGGAGCCGGTCTCCAAAACCGGGcaggggtggcggcggtggagaggcggTTGGTGAAGACGGTGCGGCGGAGGGATCCAGGCGGAGGCGCGGTggtcggccggcgacgaggaagacgagcAGCGACGGGGAAGACGAGTGGCGACGAGGACGAAACCAGTCCGGGCGGCAGGAGGCGGgggtggaggacgacgaggaacGGCGCGACCAGATCAGCGGCGAGTGCTAACTGCTGCTGCTTGACTCGTGTTGATAACGACGACACGACGAAGAACGCGGCCGCCGAGGAGATCGAGATCGATCCGTCTCGGCGACAAATGACGACGTAGACGAACGACATGTCGTCCAAGAAGATTGAGATCGATCCTCTCATGACAACGACGATGAACGCCCGGAGACTGATCTCTCCAGGACGACACAACAGCGACCAATCTGGGAACTGAACCAGATCGATCTGACGTGAAGACGAAAAAAAAACGGGTGGCCGCCGGGAGATCGTTACTTccgggggcagcggcggcggaagcgtgAGAGGGGCGGCTCTAGGTCGCCCGCTCTGATATcatgttggatagtataggaaGAGGAATACTGCGAATATTAGACACACTTATATTGAGCTTTAGGGGaccggtatatataggagtacatggaaaggagataaggaaggattacatatatggaaggagtccacacaaatcaatcctatcctaatataactctaactaccatatactctaacaagCTTCACCGGCCGGCGGGCttgacgtcgacgtcgacggcgaacggcggcgagtCCGACGTCGCACCCAAAAGGAGAAAAGTGCGCCAGGCTCTTTCGCACCCAAAAGGAGAAAAGTGCGCCAGGCTCTTGCGCACCCGACGATGTTCGTCTTgtcgccggagatggccggAGGCAGCGCGAGCGGCAGTGACCACTAGTCTGCGTTTGCATGACAATTTCTAGTGAGGATTTGTGCGTTaaggtgcatgcatgtgtgattACGATGCTCCTGGAGACTTACGGAATATCGCCTGTGGGTCAGTGATGGATGGACGGTGATGGCGACCTTAGAAGTACTCCGGTGGCGGCAAAGAATGGcagagcgacggcgacgaccactCCCCATGCTTCGGCCTGCCAAGAAGAGTAGTGGAACGGCTCAAAGACAACCTAAGGATGCTACACGAGCGAGGAAATGCGCCGAAACTCACTCGGATGCAAGGATTTGACGACGATATCCGGCGGCCGGACTTGTGGAAGAAGAGTTCGATCTCCTCAACGGTGGTGTATTGGCTTCGATCTTCCTAGGCGTCTTTCTCCGTGGACCTAGGCGACGTCGTTGGCGCAGTGGCTCGGCCAGAGATCCACCGGATGGACGGGAACGGCGATGCGACGCAAGGCGGCGCTCTGGACGTCGGgagcgacgacgagctcgacgcAGGGTGTTCGACCTGTGCGAAATGAGATTTCAAAGACACGGATGTATCAGGCAGAGGTAGTAGATCACGTTCCCATGGATGAAATGCGGCGAAGCTCACTAGAGAAATCAAGGAATGGATCAAACATCTCCGGGTTAAAAATTGAGAAGCAGGGGCAGATCCAGCAACAAAAAATTTGGgggctcaattacacagtttctttAACCTCCAGCCATCTAGAGACTTTTAGTTTATCatttatggtgaaaaaaatGAAGGGGGTGCTccgggggtatccatgggtcttgtgggtgtaggggggactcgagtccccctacACCcatgttggatccgcccctgttgAGAAGGGTGTTCTGGTTTCTCCGAGGAAGTTCTTGGTGTTTTGCCTAGTGGAACACGATGAGGGATAGATAAAAATCACTGTGGCGAAGTGGCACTCTAAggatgtgtttggttggagggatatcCCTGGATGGGAGATGGCGATTCAGTTTTT from Oryza glaberrima chromosome 6, OglaRS2, whole genome shotgun sequence includes these protein-coding regions:
- the LOC127775860 gene encoding uncharacterized protein LOC127775860 translates to MGTAEMAPSSLLALLVVRVRVATASAGAVTVGGWRGPPPTATASRPPRAPRLLAPPPPLAGHKIQIKSANMKEEMRQEAFDIDRVAFEKHTMEKDIVEYIKKEFDKNHGPTWHCIVGHNFCCRAMDIRPPGPGEQRDWL